One genomic window of Trichosurus vulpecula isolate mTriVul1 chromosome X, mTriVul1.pri, whole genome shotgun sequence includes the following:
- the TAF9B gene encoding transcription initiation factor TFIID subunit 9B, with translation MEPAKMASPKSGPKDALVMAQILKDMGITDYEPKVINQMLEFAFRYVTTILDDAKIYSSHAKKATVDADDVRLAIQCRSDQSFTSPPPRDFLLDIARQKNQTPLPLIKPYSGLRLPPDRYCLTAPNYRLKPLPKKGPAPAGRITVPRLSVGAVSSRPSTPTLGTPSAQTVAVSTKVGTPVSVPGQRFTVQIPPSQSAAAKPAVPAAPAVQNVLINPSLIGPKNILITTNVVSQNTPVESPNALKRKHEDDDDYDNL, from the exons ATGGAGCCGGCTAAGATGGCATCTCCCAAGAGCGGGCCAAAGGATGCTCTG GTGATGGCACAAATCCTGAAGGATATGGGAATTACAGATTATGAGCCAAAAGTAATCAATCAGATGCTGGAGTTTGCCTTCC gatatgtaacaacaattttgGATGATGCAAAAATTTATTCAAGCCATGCTAAGAAAGCCACTGTTGATGCAGATGATGTGCGATTGGCAATCCAGTGTCGATCTGATCAGTCTtttacttcccctcccccaagagat tttctatTAGATATTgcaagacaaaaaaatcaaacccCTTTACCATTGATTAAGCCATATTCAGGACTTAGACTCCCACCCGACAGATACTGTTTAACAGCACCAAACTACAGACTTAAGCCTTTACCAAAAAAG gggCCTGCTCCAGCTGGCAGGATAACCGTGCCCCGCCTGAGTGTTGGTGCTGTTAGCAGCAGACCAAGCACTCCTACTTTGG GTACCCCATCTGCACAGACAGTTGCTGTTTCAACTAAAGTTGGGACCCCTGTGTCAGTGCCAGGTCAGAGGTTCACTGTGCAGATACCACCCTCCCAGTCTGCTGCTGCCAAACCAG ctgTTCCTGCAGCTCCTGCTGTCCAGAATGTTCTGATTAACCCTTCTCTGATTGGGCCAAAGAACATCCTCATCACTACTAACGTGGTATCACAGAACACCCCTGTGGAGTCACCAAATGCGTTGAAAAGAAAACACGAAGACGACGACGACTATGACAATTTGTAA